Genomic segment of Phormidium ambiguum IAM M-71:
ATTGCAGCTAGACCTTTATAAAATTGATTTATCCCAAGTTGTCAGTAAATATATTGGCGAAACGGAAAAGAATCTCAATCGCATCTTTAACGCCGCAGCGACTTCCAACGCCATACTGTTATTTGACGAAGCAGATTCTTTATTTGGCAAGCGCACCGAAGTAAAAGAATCGCGCGATCGCTACGCCAATATTGAAGTAGGCTACCTATTGCAGAAAATGGAAGAATATGAAGGAATCGCTATCTTAACCACAAACGTGCGCGGCAATATAGACGATGCTTTTGTGAGGCGGTTGCGTTTTATTGTCGAGTTTCCCCTTCCTAGCGAAAAGCAACGCCGCCAAATTTGGGAAAAAATCTGGCCCAATACCACACCTCGCAGTTCCGATCTAGACTTAGATTTCCTAGCGCGCAAGTTTGAAATCGGCGGTGCTAGCATTCGCAATATTGCTTTAGCCGCCGCATTTCTAGCCGCTGATGAGGGTATACCCGTTAACATGAGTCATCTGATTCGGGCTCTCCGTAGGGAATATCAGAAGATGGGCAAGATATTGATGGAAGAAGAATTACAGCATACCAGTAGCTCTATGTAGCGGCTTTGTACTACCATATCCGACTTCAGTGTGTCCCTTTCGTGACAGGTTAAGAAAACAGAGCGAATGTGGGGTAAAGCCGAGATCCGCGCAAAATTAGGATACAACATAAATGCCAAATGATAATCATGTAGCAGGATAGATTTCCTTAACCTTCTGATTAGCTAATTCAGTTTTACACTTACTTAAAAACCTTAAACCAGAGTAAACAAAAAATTAAATATCACAATGCCAAAGATAAATCATATTAGCAATTGCAAAACCTGACTTGAAAGAGCGATCCAATAGCCAAAATGTAGTGAAATAAGCTAAGCTAGCATTTAGGGTAAAAACTGTTAATCAGAGATATTATAAAATTAAGCTGTTTTAAGCTAGACAGTAACAAAATCCAATCAGGGTGTACTCAACGTTCTTCCATACAGCCTAATTTTTAGGAAGCACTACCACGGCAGAGTAAACATGGATCATCAACCCCCGGTGCATCAGAGGGATACTTCAATTCAGCTAAACGGTCAAGGTTCACATCTACAACAGTCGCAAGATGTTATCTATCGGTTTTTGCTGGATATCGTTAGGCAGTGGCCTCCTGAAATGGTATTGCAAGAATTTAAAAATCTGTTTATTTATCAAACAGAAGTAGCTAAGCAGGAAGTTATTCAAGCTCTCTACAAAATTGTTTTTGAGAATGACGAAATTGAGTTTAGAAATACACTCAAACGGTCTTGTTATATTTTAATTAATAACTGGGATGCTACTAGAAGACGAAAATGGATTCAAGATTTAATTGAAGCGTTTAATGAACCAAAAATTCACGAAGAAACTATTTCCCAAAATTTGAATCGCATTCGGTATTGGTTAAGTCAATTTGTTAAAAGTAAGGATTATCAAGAACTTAAATTATTTATTTCCCGTTTTGATTCCGAAGGACATTGGGCACATCGTTATACCAGTTATCTTTTGGTGCCGCAGTATATGGATTTAAGAAATCCAGAAGAACAAAGGGCAGCTGCTAAGGCACTTTCCAAGGAATTAAAAGATAAGTTTAAATTTGATTTGGCTATGTATACTGCTTATACTCAGTCTACTGCTAGGAATCATCGACAACTAGCAAATCCTACGGGTTTGGGAGATGACGTTTTACGTTTGATTAAGAGAATTTTAGTCAAGCGCGGGCCTTTTAGTTACACAAATTTGGCAAATATTTTTCAGAAACAGACATATAACATGAATTATAAGGCTTATAAAAAAAGCCTGAGTAATTATTTGTTATTTTCTGTTAAAAATCCCCAAATTGTTAATCTTTTTAATCAAAATTTATCAGCCAAATTAGAAAATCTCTATGCCGAATATGATGAAGAGTTATTAAATCAAGCATTGATTTTAAGAAGTTGCAATCGTGTAATTAGTTTTTTAACGACTGAAAATCGAGAAGAACCAGCAGAATTATTTATTTTGTTACTGTCTCAAGGAAATCCTTTAACTTTGGTAGTAGTGCTACTAAAAATTATTTTAGTATCGCCAAATTCCCGATCGCACTTAGAGACTTGTGTAGCCACATTAATTGAATATTATCAGCAATATCCCGAAGCCGATTGCCAGTGGATTATTTACTTTTTAGAACTATTCAATATTACCTTTGCCATTTATGCAGAAAATGTGGAATATAATTTGGTAAATATGCAGAATGGGAACAGTAAAAATTCTAGTAAGGAAAAAAGATGGAATTGGGATACTTGGAGAATTTTTTCTCAACTTAAGAAAGATAATAAAATCCCCGGATATATTCTTGATGAAAAACAGTTAGAAGCTGAATTAAACCCAGAAGAATTACCAACTGAAAGTTAGTTTAATTATCAGACAGTTTTAATTAAGTGGTGATTTCTGAAATTAATGAGAATATCTATATCAACTCAAGTATTAGAGTTGAAAGCTAATTGTATTATTTTATTAGTGAAAAATTTTCTACGTCTCAAGGATGAGTCTTAGAGTTCAAGAGTCTCTAGCTGAGGATTGATGATGGTTCAAATTTAATTTTGCACCATCATAGTAAAGCTATGCAGTTAGCTTGCACGAAACAAATCAGATATCTCAATAAATTTGGATTGTGTTGATAATCTGTAAATACTTAATAAAAGGGAGAGAACCTTAACATGAAAACTGGCAAATTATCCAAGTTTTTAGGCGCTAGCTTGGTGACTTTGAGTTTAGCATCTTTGCCGATCGCATTACCTGTTTCCGCTCAAACTGGTACAACCACTGATACAACTACTGAAGGTGTAAATACCACTGGTAGAACCGTTAATTATGAAAGAGACACTTTTGATTGGGGTTGGTTAGGTTTACTAGGTTTAATTGGCTTAGCTGGTTTAGCTGGTCGCAACAAACATGAAGAATCAGTTCGTTATCGTGAACCTGACGAAGCAAGTCGTCCAGGCACCAGATATTAATCTAACAAGGATAATAGAAAAAGGAAAAATATCTGCATAAAAGAGCTTTTGGAAATAGTCCAAAAGCTCTTTGCTGTCATAACTCTCTCTCTGGTTAGAAATATATTTAAAGCAAGTTTCATTAAGATGTAACTTCAGTTAGATGGAAGTTTTATTATTTAATTTTTATGTTAATAAGTGTTGATAGAAATTAAAGAAAGAGGCATGAGTGGGCAATTTAATTAATTTCTTGAAAAAAGTAAGAATTCACAGAATATTGACTGTTTTATTGGCAGTAACAGCGATATTATTTACCACTGCTTGTAATAGTGGTAATGTCACAGGTGCACGCCCAAATAATCCCCCAGTGCAAGCTGGAGGCGCTAATAATCCTCACAAAAATGGTGGAGATGGCTACACTAATTTTAAGGCATCTACCGATCCCAGAGTGAACAGTCAAACTGTCAACAAAGAGCGTAACCGAGCAGACATCCAGTTAATTTCTCATCAGTTAATTGCTGGCAATATTGAGAGTGACGCATCGGATTTACTTTACCCTGGAGTCGATGCTACTAGCTCCAAGAATCCCGATATTGGCCCTAGAGGAGAGAGGGAATTAGAAAAATCAGTTACTCAAATTCCTGCGCCTCGTCAAGGTGTAATTAATCGCAACGATCCTGATGCACAGATTTTAGAAAGAGTTGGTGAAACCTTCAAAGACGCTTCAGCTTTCATCAAAGATAAGTTTGAACAACCTACAGAACCAGAGTTACAAGTTAACCCTGCGAAAGAAAGGTAAATTCTTGATTAACTAAACATCAAAAAGTAAACAAGGAGTAAAACATGAACCAAATTATTTCTTTACTAAATCCAACTCGTTTGTTCCGAGTTCTCACCGTTTTTTTGGCTGGACTTTTAGTAATTGTGACGACTGCTTGTAGCGATGGCCCTGCAAATGCTCTAGACAAAAATGGTAGACCAGAAATTCCGTCAAATGCTGTTTCTTCACCTTACAGAGGTGGGATGAACGGTTACAGTGATGTCGATCCAAGAGCAAACACTTCGGGGCTAAATAGTAAGGCTAAGGACATGGTAAAAAAGGCTGAAGGCAACATTCAAAAAGGTGCTGACAACTTAGATAAATATGCGGAAAACTATCGCCAAGGTACACCTTTAAATGAAAGGGTGGAAAATCTCTCAGAAGATGTTACCGAATCAGCTAGAAACACGGTTAAAGGTGTAGCGAAGGGTGCTCAACGTGGCGCAGAAAATTTGAAAGAAAATACTCAAAATGCTGCCCAATCTGCACCTAATGTGGTAGATAATGCCAAACAGAATGCCAAAAATTTACCTCATGGTGTAACTATGGACTAATTAGCTACTAGTCATTAATCCTCAATAATGAATCAAAAGTCAGGGAAGTTTTAGTTTATGGGTGTAAACTTTCCTGACTTTTGTTTTATTGATTAGAAGCTAGCTGGGATGTCAATTTGCGATCGGTAAATATGAATATACTATTAAATTCAAGTGCTATGATATTTGCCAGTACTTGAAAGCTTTGTATAAATTGGGTTAAATAGTGAAATATTTAATCTGGCTAACTGTACTTTACTTTGCCAGCTTGAAATAAAAGATGAGTTTTTTAAAATGGCTCAGCTTGTCTACTTTAACTAAAAATAACAAAAGTAAAACAAAGCAAATTTTATCCGGGTACTACCAAAAACAGATGTTAATTATTCTCAGGTAGTTTTTGTCAATTTGGAACCA
This window contains:
- a CDS encoding WGxxGxxG family protein; its protein translation is MKTGKLSKFLGASLVTLSLASLPIALPVSAQTGTTTDTTTEGVNTTGRTVNYERDTFDWGWLGLLGLIGLAGLAGRNKHEESVRYREPDEASRPGTRY
- a CDS encoding DUF6658 family protein, producing MGNLINFLKKVRIHRILTVLLAVTAILFTTACNSGNVTGARPNNPPVQAGGANNPHKNGGDGYTNFKASTDPRVNSQTVNKERNRADIQLISHQLIAGNIESDASDLLYPGVDATSSKNPDIGPRGERELEKSVTQIPAPRQGVINRNDPDAQILERVGETFKDASAFIKDKFEQPTEPELQVNPAKER
- a CDS encoding DUF6658 family protein: MNQIISLLNPTRLFRVLTVFLAGLLVIVTTACSDGPANALDKNGRPEIPSNAVSSPYRGGMNGYSDVDPRANTSGLNSKAKDMVKKAEGNIQKGADNLDKYAENYRQGTPLNERVENLSEDVTESARNTVKGVAKGAQRGAENLKENTQNAAQSAPNVVDNAKQNAKNLPHGVTMD